Proteins encoded in a region of the Enterococcus gilvus ATCC BAA-350 genome:
- a CDS encoding helicase C-terminal domain-containing protein, producing the protein MAVKRIAIRELVEFILRSGSIDEGKNSNHTPQEGARIHRQLQKEGGSGYQKEVWLKKPVEIADTAVQIEGRADGIYIEEDHVFVDEIKTSEIPFEELEEGIIDLYFYQAMVYAYIYSEQENLAEIGTRLTYFQTTEEKITRQIRTFTFEELDAFFNDLIKRYENWLVFQIEWRETRNNSLKSLEFPFDTYRAGQRELAAAVYKTIHAQQKLFVEAPTGTGKTMSTLFPTFKAMGEGLGERIFYLTAKTITRQVAEETVTKITKNDERVKSVTLTAKDKICFLTERNCTPEHCPFAKGYYDRVNDGLWDMLNSEDQYTRPVIEKYARKHELCPFELSLDVSRFSDLVVGDYNYLFDPTVYLRRFFEEENKSNLVLVDEAHNLVNRSKEMYSASISRESLAQMQKNLDTSFKKLHKAFTRVDNEFELIHQSLDGEAYHHQQAAPENLINSLFKLQEQIKEWLAENPDNPAQQKMLPVYFEIIRFTRMSEFYDDHYQTTVEHKSYDLIVKEYCIDPSWFLEQTMDKVGSSILFSASFSPLDYYQEVLGGGEESLTYRLPSPFPNDNRLVMVDASIQTTYQRRTQSIPKIAASIEGLVKTKTGNYLVFFPSFQYLDQVADYFHEVYPEYAIQIQGSKLNETEREDFLAAFVTNPKKTLIGFCVLGGIFSEGIDLVGERLIGTVVVGVGLPQVNHEQELIKEYYDEKRNQGFSYAYQLPGMNKVIQAAGRVIRTMEDRGIILLLDQRYTNPHYQSLLPVNWSDRKVIYGPNEVERMANEFWQQEVKSK; encoded by the coding sequence GTGGCAGTAAAAAGAATCGCGATTCGTGAGTTAGTTGAATTCATCCTGCGCAGCGGGAGCATCGACGAAGGAAAGAATAGCAATCACACACCTCAAGAAGGTGCACGAATCCATCGCCAGCTACAAAAAGAAGGCGGTTCTGGCTACCAGAAAGAAGTCTGGTTGAAGAAACCCGTAGAAATTGCCGATACAGCCGTTCAAATAGAAGGACGTGCCGACGGTATTTATATAGAAGAAGATCACGTGTTTGTTGACGAGATCAAAACATCAGAGATACCCTTTGAGGAGCTGGAAGAAGGGATCATTGACCTTTATTTTTATCAAGCAATGGTTTATGCCTATATTTATAGTGAGCAAGAGAATCTCGCTGAAATCGGTACACGGTTAACCTATTTTCAAACAACAGAGGAGAAGATCACGCGACAAATTCGAACGTTCACTTTCGAAGAATTGGACGCTTTCTTCAACGATTTGATCAAACGCTATGAAAACTGGCTGGTATTTCAGATAGAGTGGCGGGAAACACGAAATAATTCTCTAAAATCCTTAGAATTTCCTTTCGATACGTATCGTGCGGGGCAAAGAGAGTTGGCTGCCGCAGTATACAAAACGATCCACGCGCAACAAAAGTTGTTTGTCGAAGCCCCCACCGGTACAGGAAAAACAATGTCCACCCTTTTCCCTACGTTTAAAGCAATGGGAGAAGGGTTGGGTGAAAGGATCTTCTACCTAACAGCAAAGACGATCACGCGCCAAGTGGCCGAAGAAACGGTTACTAAAATTACTAAAAACGATGAACGGGTAAAAAGTGTGACGTTGACCGCCAAAGACAAGATTTGCTTTTTGACGGAACGAAATTGTACTCCTGAGCACTGTCCTTTTGCGAAGGGCTACTATGATCGCGTCAACGATGGTCTATGGGATATGCTGAATAGTGAGGACCAGTACACACGCCCAGTAATTGAAAAATACGCGAGAAAGCATGAGCTTTGTCCATTTGAACTTTCGTTGGATGTGAGTCGTTTCAGCGATCTTGTTGTCGGTGACTATAATTATTTATTTGATCCAACCGTTTATTTGCGTCGTTTCTTTGAGGAAGAGAATAAATCAAATCTAGTGTTAGTTGATGAAGCTCATAACTTAGTCAATCGCTCGAAAGAAATGTACTCTGCCAGTATCTCAAGGGAATCACTCGCTCAGATGCAAAAGAATTTGGATACCTCTTTTAAAAAATTGCACAAAGCATTTACGCGAGTGGACAATGAATTTGAATTGATCCATCAATCATTGGATGGAGAAGCCTACCATCACCAGCAGGCAGCACCTGAAAATTTGATCAATAGTTTGTTCAAATTACAGGAGCAAATCAAAGAATGGCTAGCAGAGAATCCAGACAATCCGGCGCAACAGAAGATGCTGCCTGTTTACTTTGAAATTATACGCTTTACTCGTATGAGCGAATTTTATGACGATCATTATCAGACAACTGTTGAACATAAAAGCTATGATCTGATTGTCAAAGAGTATTGTATTGATCCGTCTTGGTTTTTAGAGCAGACCATGGATAAAGTTGGGAGCAGCATTCTCTTTTCCGCAAGTTTTTCACCATTGGATTATTACCAAGAAGTCTTAGGCGGAGGGGAAGAGAGTCTTACTTATCGCCTTCCGAGTCCTTTTCCAAATGACAATCGCCTAGTGATGGTGGATGCCAGTATTCAAACAACGTATCAAAGGAGAACGCAAAGTATTCCGAAAATCGCTGCCTCTATTGAAGGGTTGGTGAAAACGAAAACGGGGAATTACTTAGTCTTCTTCCCATCATTTCAATACTTAGATCAAGTAGCAGACTATTTCCATGAAGTATATCCAGAATATGCGATTCAAATTCAAGGATCAAAATTAAACGAAACAGAGCGAGAGGATTTCCTAGCTGCTTTTGTAACAAATCCAAAGAAAACATTGATAGGTTTTTGCGTATTGGGGGGGATTTTTTCTGAAGGGATCGATTTAGTCGGTGAACGATTGATCGGTACAGTCGTGGTCGGAGTAGGACTGCCTCAGGTAAATCACGAACAAGAGCTGATTAAAGAATATTATGACGAAAAACGCAATCAAGGATTCAGTTATGCCTACCAATTGCCAGGAATGAACAAGGTGATACAAGCAGCGGGGCGTGTCATTCGTACGATGGAAGATCGAGGGATCATTCTTCTCTTAGATCAACGCTACACAAATCCTCATTATCAAAGTCTTTTACCCGTTAATTGGTCAGACCGAAAAGTGATTTATGGACCAAATGAAGTGGAACGAATGGCAAATGAATTTTGGCAACAAGAAGTCAAAAGCAAATAA
- a CDS encoding histidine phosphatase family protein yields MAETNLYIVRHGKTMFNTLARVQGWCDTPLTKSGRDGIHYVGLGLQDTKFEEAYSSDSGRAIETMRILLNEHPEGKNIPYHVDPRIREWCFGSLEGAYDAEMWGVLPRVLNFKTEDDLFATDVSFEEIANAIEGADTANWAEPYSTLRDRVWNGFEDIAQSREKQGGGNVLIVSHGLTIAFLLSLIDSKQPVRANLLNGSINRLRYENGEFSIRAINDISYMERGKSISDHSEA; encoded by the coding sequence ATGGCAGAAACAAATCTTTATATTGTTCGACATGGTAAAACAATGTTCAATACGTTAGCTCGTGTGCAGGGTTGGTGTGATACACCGTTAACAAAGAGCGGACGTGACGGGATTCATTACGTCGGCTTGGGCTTGCAAGATACAAAGTTCGAAGAGGCATACTCCAGTGATTCTGGGAGAGCGATCGAAACGATGCGAATTCTTTTAAATGAACACCCTGAAGGAAAAAATATTCCTTATCACGTCGATCCTCGTATTCGTGAATGGTGCTTTGGCTCCTTAGAAGGCGCCTACGATGCAGAAATGTGGGGCGTTTTGCCACGTGTACTGAATTTTAAAACAGAAGATGACCTGTTTGCTACAGATGTCAGCTTTGAAGAAATCGCCAATGCGATCGAAGGAGCGGATACCGCAAATTGGGCCGAACCTTATTCAACATTGCGTGATCGCGTATGGAATGGTTTTGAAGACATCGCTCAAAGCCGTGAAAAACAAGGCGGAGGAAATGTTTTGATCGTCTCCCATGGTTTGACGATCGCCTTCTTATTAAGCTTGATTGATTCAAAACAGCCGGTACGTGCCAACTTGTTGAACGGCAGTATCAATCGTCTGCGTTATGAAAATGGAGAATTCTCCATTCGCGCTATCAATGATATCAGCTATATGGAACGTGGAAAATCGATCTCTGATCATTCAGAAGCATAG
- a CDS encoding heavy metal translocating P-type ATPase has product MSKEERNAFLSTLFCFVFLMIGKISSGFSLPVSPLFFVLAIICGGWKQTFEGFSELLQDRTLNVDLLMALAAIGACLIGNWFEGAMLTFIFCLSGALEEYATNKSTKEITALMNVAPNEALKIVEGEHLTVPVEELQVGDLVFVPKGKAVPIDGRMLDASSIDESAISGESVPVEKAVNDDAFGGTINLGQPFTLEVSKTSNNTLFAQILRLVENAQNEKSATATFIEQIENVYVKIVLITVPVMILLTHFVLSWSMTESFYRGMVLLVVASPCALVASATPAALATISNGAKKGILFKSGKTIEKLADLRAISFDKTGTLTQGKPRVTDYHTFYEDPVIPRLFYSMERQSAHPLAAAITKFFKNEETLDLSIEERAGFGLEASYQDERWQLGKPKDEQRHPLIKQWHDEGKTVVVLSNNETIVALVGLMDLPKPYTKEVIHYFQEEDVQTVMLTGDNYGAASYIAHQLGLNDYHSGCLPADKTELVKQQQKAFHVNAMVGDGINDAPALATASIGVAMGEGTDVAMEVSDMVLMKNDLTKLMYSHRLAKKMKRIVRQNILFSLSVICVLIASNFLQFLTLPFGVIGHEGSTILVIINGLRMLLPLKEPKHLDETKCTACPLYKSAN; this is encoded by the coding sequence ATGAGTAAAGAAGAACGTAATGCCTTTCTCTCTACCCTTTTCTGTTTCGTATTTTTGATGATTGGAAAAATTTCAAGCGGCTTCTCCCTGCCTGTTTCTCCACTCTTTTTCGTTTTGGCAATTATCTGTGGTGGATGGAAGCAAACCTTTGAAGGTTTCAGTGAGCTCTTACAGGATCGCACATTAAACGTCGATTTATTAATGGCTTTAGCAGCAATCGGTGCCTGTTTGATCGGTAATTGGTTTGAGGGTGCGATGTTGACGTTTATTTTTTGTTTGAGTGGCGCCTTGGAAGAATATGCGACCAATAAGAGCACAAAAGAAATCACCGCGCTAATGAATGTTGCCCCCAATGAGGCGTTGAAAATTGTTGAGGGTGAGCACCTCACAGTTCCCGTAGAAGAATTACAAGTGGGAGATCTTGTGTTTGTGCCTAAGGGGAAAGCTGTACCGATTGATGGTCGAATGCTCGATGCCTCGTCAATCGATGAATCTGCTATCTCTGGTGAATCTGTTCCGGTTGAAAAAGCGGTCAATGATGATGCCTTTGGCGGAACCATCAATTTAGGTCAGCCATTTACATTGGAAGTATCAAAAACAAGCAATAATACGTTATTCGCTCAAATATTGCGATTGGTCGAAAATGCTCAAAATGAGAAAAGTGCAACAGCGACATTCATTGAACAAATTGAAAATGTATACGTCAAAATTGTTCTTATTACCGTACCAGTAATGATTCTACTGACCCATTTCGTATTGAGTTGGAGTATGACAGAGAGCTTTTATCGCGGCATGGTGTTATTAGTCGTAGCCTCCCCCTGTGCGTTAGTCGCTTCTGCCACTCCCGCAGCGCTGGCAACGATCTCTAATGGAGCGAAGAAAGGGATTTTATTTAAATCTGGCAAAACAATAGAAAAACTCGCCGATTTGCGGGCCATATCCTTCGATAAAACGGGAACCCTGACACAAGGAAAACCGCGTGTTACGGATTACCATACATTTTACGAAGACCCAGTGATTCCTCGGCTCTTCTATTCTATGGAACGCCAATCTGCTCATCCGCTGGCAGCGGCTATTACGAAGTTTTTCAAAAATGAAGAGACACTCGACCTCTCCATTGAAGAACGGGCGGGCTTCGGTTTAGAAGCAAGTTATCAAGATGAACGGTGGCAGTTGGGCAAACCGAAAGACGAGCAGAGGCATCCTTTGATCAAGCAGTGGCATGATGAGGGAAAGACCGTGGTCGTCCTCAGTAACAATGAGACGATCGTCGCATTAGTAGGATTGATGGATTTGCCTAAGCCCTACACGAAAGAGGTCATCCACTATTTTCAGGAGGAAGACGTGCAAACCGTCATGCTCACCGGCGATAATTATGGAGCAGCCAGTTACATTGCCCATCAATTGGGATTAAATGATTATCACAGCGGCTGTCTGCCCGCTGATAAAACAGAATTAGTCAAACAGCAGCAAAAGGCGTTTCACGTCAACGCAATGGTTGGCGATGGAATCAACGATGCTCCCGCTTTGGCGACTGCAAGCATCGGGGTTGCTATGGGTGAAGGAACCGATGTTGCGATGGAAGTTTCCGATATGGTTCTAATGAAGAATGATTTGACCAAATTAATGTACAGTCATCGTCTAGCCAAAAAAATGAAGCGCATCGTTCGACAAAATATCCTATTTTCCTTGAGCGTCATTTGTGTGCTGATTGCGAGCAATTTCTTACAATTTCTCACTCTTCCCTTTGGCGTGATCGGACATGAAGGAAGTACGATACTTGTGATTATAAATGGGTTGCGGATGCTCCTACCTCTAAAAGAACCGAAACACTTGGATGAGACAAAATGCACGGCTTGCCCATTATATAAATCAGCCAATTAA
- a CDS encoding MBL fold metallo-hydrolase, whose product MIQIEGFVTGIAQENCYLIHNEKNLLVVDPGSEGDRLVKEIDRIGKKPQAILLTHTHYDHIGAVEQIRNNYNIPVYVSPLEQKWLGDPILNLSGLGRHDDMPDLILQPAEYEFEMKEYTIGGMTFQVVPTPGHSIGSVSFIFDDFVVVGDALFRGSIGRTDLYTGDMQQLLYSIKTYLFTLPHELPAYPGHGEATTIGREVDTNPFFN is encoded by the coding sequence ATGATTCAAATCGAGGGCTTTGTTACCGGAATCGCGCAAGAAAATTGCTATTTGATTCATAATGAAAAAAACTTATTGGTCGTTGATCCAGGTTCAGAGGGTGATCGACTTGTAAAAGAAATCGACCGCATCGGAAAAAAACCGCAAGCGATTTTATTAACACATACTCACTACGATCACATTGGGGCGGTCGAACAGATTCGGAATAACTACAACATTCCAGTGTATGTAAGCCCGCTAGAACAAAAATGGTTAGGCGATCCTATCTTAAATCTTTCTGGTTTAGGACGTCATGACGATATGCCGGATTTAATCCTTCAGCCAGCAGAATACGAATTTGAAATGAAGGAATACACTATCGGCGGTATGACTTTTCAAGTAGTTCCGACACCTGGTCATTCGATTGGCAGTGTCAGTTTCATCTTTGATGACTTTGTCGTTGTAGGGGACGCACTTTTCCGAGGCAGTATTGGTCGCACAGATTTGTATACGGGGGATATGCAACAATTGTTGTACAGTATCAAAACGTACCTGTTTACCCTTCCCCATGAGCTTCCGGCTTATCCAGGACATGGCGAGGCAACAACGATCGGTCGCGAGGTCGACACAAACCCATTCTTTAATTAA
- a CDS encoding undecaprenyl-diphosphate phosphatase, producing MLIANIFKAIILGIVEGITEWLPISSTGHLILADEFIRLNMSPAFIEMFNVVIQLGAILAVVVLFFSKLNPFAPSKNHKERQETWTLWFKVIIACLPAAVIGLPLDDFLDEHFHKFLPVAIMLIVYGIAFIVVERMNKNKTPKCTNLNDFTYKAALIVGGFQLLSLIPGTSRSGATILGAIIIGSSRYVATEFSFFLGIPVMFGASGLKIVKFLMHGNTFGASEIIVLLVGMVTAFVVSIIAIKFLLDYIKRNDFTVFGWYRIVLGIILIGYWLIAM from the coding sequence ATGCTTATTGCCAATATTTTTAAAGCAATTATTCTTGGGATCGTCGAAGGAATCACCGAATGGTTGCCAATTTCTTCCACAGGACACCTCATATTAGCGGATGAATTCATCCGGCTGAATATGAGTCCTGCCTTTATTGAAATGTTCAACGTGGTGATTCAATTGGGGGCGATTTTAGCCGTAGTTGTCTTGTTTTTCAGCAAATTGAATCCCTTCGCTCCTAGTAAAAATCATAAAGAGAGACAGGAAACATGGACATTGTGGTTCAAAGTCATTATTGCCTGCTTACCCGCAGCAGTCATTGGCTTGCCGTTAGATGACTTTCTAGATGAACATTTCCATAAATTTCTACCAGTTGCTATCATGTTGATTGTTTACGGGATCGCCTTCATCGTGGTGGAACGGATGAATAAAAATAAAACACCGAAATGCACGAATTTAAATGATTTCACCTATAAAGCCGCATTGATCGTGGGTGGCTTTCAATTACTTTCTTTGATTCCTGGAACCTCCCGCTCGGGTGCGACGATCCTGGGAGCAATTATTATCGGAAGCTCTCGTTATGTTGCAACAGAATTTTCTTTCTTCCTTGGAATTCCCGTCATGTTTGGGGCCAGTGGATTAAAAATCGTTAAATTTTTGATGCATGGGAACACTTTTGGTGCTTCAGAAATTATCGTATTATTGGTGGGCATGGTCACTGCCTTTGTAGTATCGATCATTGCGATTAAGTTCTTATTGGATTATATTAAACGGAATGACTTTACCGTGTTTGGCTGGTATCGAATCGTTCTGGGTATCATCTTGATCGGCTATTGGCTGATCGCTATGTAG